Proteins from a genomic interval of Streptomyces fodineus:
- a CDS encoding DedA family protein, translating to MAASPHLASQLAVNVLDAHSLLAAFGVLGVGVVLFAETGLLIGFFLPGDSLLFTAGLLCTGSSDRGVHLTLGPLLVAAAVGALAGSQCGFLLGRKAGGALLARSRSAKLREGAQRAEELLERYGHARAIVLARFVPVVRTVLNPMAGALGVPARTFTLWQVAGGLVWSLGLTLAGYALGSSIPNVDKYLLPVIALIVLVSLLPLAAEVLRSRRAAKEEARG from the coding sequence ATGGCCGCTTCCCCCCACCTGGCGTCGCAGCTCGCGGTCAACGTGCTCGACGCCCACTCCCTGCTCGCCGCGTTCGGCGTGCTCGGCGTCGGCGTGGTGCTCTTCGCGGAGACGGGCCTGCTGATCGGGTTCTTCCTGCCCGGGGACTCACTGCTGTTCACGGCGGGGCTGCTGTGCACCGGCTCGTCCGACCGGGGGGTGCACCTGACGCTCGGACCGCTGCTCGTCGCGGCGGCCGTCGGCGCCCTGGCCGGCTCGCAGTGCGGGTTCCTGCTCGGCCGTAAGGCGGGCGGCGCCCTGCTGGCCCGCAGCCGGTCGGCGAAGCTGCGCGAGGGCGCACAGCGCGCCGAGGAGCTGCTGGAGCGGTACGGGCACGCGAGAGCGATCGTGCTCGCCCGCTTCGTCCCGGTGGTGCGTACGGTGCTGAACCCGATGGCGGGCGCCCTCGGCGTCCCCGCCCGGACCTTCACCCTCTGGCAGGTGGCGGGCGGGCTCGTGTGGAGCCTCGGTCTCACCCTCGCCGGATACGCACTGGGCTCCTCGATCCCGAACGTCGACAAGTACCTGCTGCCGGTGATCGCCCTGATCGTCCTCGTGTCCCTGCTCCCGCTCGCCGCCGAGGTGCTGCGCTCCCGCAGGGCGGCCAAGGAGGAGGCCCGCGGATGA
- a CDS encoding response regulator transcription factor encodes MRPRILIVEDDHALRDVLRRGLHDEDFDTVCAGDGATALRLAAPDVSAVVLDVGLPDADGRDVCQAMRAGGFLAPVVFLTARHGLTDRLSGFSAGGDDYLPKPFHLAELAARLRAALRRAAPPTASPAASAAADGLVLDAVRHSATVQGRRVDLTPTEFRLLAALTAAGGELVRRRDLVRAGWPEGAQVSDNTLDQYLTRLRRKLRTAGSERTIATARGIGHRLT; translated from the coding sequence ATGCGACCCAGGATCCTCATCGTCGAGGACGATCACGCCCTGCGTGACGTGCTGCGCCGTGGTCTGCACGACGAGGACTTCGACACGGTCTGCGCCGGCGACGGCGCCACCGCCCTGCGGCTGGCGGCACCGGACGTGTCCGCCGTCGTACTGGACGTCGGCCTGCCCGACGCCGACGGCCGCGACGTCTGCCAGGCGATGCGCGCGGGCGGCTTCCTCGCCCCGGTCGTCTTCCTGACCGCGCGGCACGGACTGACCGACCGGCTGTCCGGCTTCTCGGCCGGCGGCGACGACTATCTCCCCAAGCCGTTCCACCTCGCCGAGCTGGCCGCCCGGCTGCGCGCCGCCCTGCGCCGGGCCGCGCCCCCGACCGCGTCCCCGGCCGCGTCCGCCGCCGCGGACGGACTGGTGCTGGACGCGGTCCGGCACAGCGCCACCGTGCAGGGCAGGCGGGTCGATCTCACCCCGACGGAGTTCCGGCTGCTGGCGGCGCTCACCGCGGCCGGCGGGGAGCTGGTGCGCCGCCGTGATCTGGTCCGCGCGGGCTGGCCGGAGGGGGCACAGGTCAGCGACAACACGCTGGACCAGTACCTGACCCGGCTGCGCCGCAAGCTGCGCACGGCGGGCAGCGAACGGACCATCGCCACGGCACGAGGGATCGGCCACCGCCTGACATGA
- the efeU gene encoding iron uptake transporter permease EfeU — MWDDAFPSFLIGLREGLEAGLIVSILVATLVRAEARSRLPQVWTGVLAAVAVAMSFGAVLTFTAASMPQTAQEAFGGTLSVIAVAFVTAMVFWMRRSARSLSGELKEKVTGALAMGSGVLVLTSFLAVGREGLETALFLWTTAQAAGESAGPLTGAGIGLVLAAGLCWGLYRRVLKINLTKFFTATGAVLIVIAAGVLGYGLRDLQEGGVLPGKTAYAVDLASGVDAGSWYSTLIQGVFNLTPTMTWLQVVAYAAYLAVVMTLFVRGVRTTAPKAAKERPVREPKAERPERRRPVWVVPAAVVAVPAVIAGLVVALSRPKPAGDQTVAVSETECGKGFTAPRPGRQTFQMQNTGGKTSEVYLIDPSTSAVYGEIEGLAPGTTRDLVATVAGGTYAWRCVPTGGKAVTSKPVTVSGGGAAKPVVPVSEQDLAAPLKAYKTYVGQGLATLVAQTRTLADDIQGNHLDKARTDWLTAHRTYSSLGAAYGTFEDFDKKINGRADGLPNGVQDKDFTGFHRLEYGLWHGQSAKDLTAPARRLATDAAGLQKAFPSQDFDPGDLPLRAHEILENTLQFELTGDTDQGSGTNLATADANLSGTRELLTVLKPLLSRAPQVLPAVDADIARVQKLLDAAHDGTHWTPVDQLSATDRQRLNGATGQLLEDLAPIPDLLEIRKSA; from the coding sequence ATGTGGGACGACGCGTTTCCGAGTTTCCTGATCGGACTGAGGGAGGGACTGGAAGCCGGACTCATCGTCTCCATCCTCGTCGCCACCCTGGTCAGGGCCGAGGCACGCTCGCGTCTGCCCCAGGTGTGGACCGGTGTCCTGGCCGCCGTCGCCGTCGCGATGAGCTTCGGTGCGGTGCTCACCTTCACCGCCGCGTCCATGCCGCAGACCGCCCAGGAAGCCTTCGGCGGCACCCTCAGTGTGATCGCCGTCGCGTTCGTCACCGCCATGGTGTTCTGGATGCGCCGCTCGGCCCGCAGCCTCTCCGGCGAGCTGAAGGAGAAGGTGACCGGCGCCCTCGCCATGGGCTCCGGGGTGCTGGTCCTCACCTCCTTCCTGGCGGTCGGACGTGAGGGCCTGGAGACCGCCCTCTTCCTGTGGACCACCGCGCAGGCCGCCGGCGAGTCGGCCGGACCGCTGACCGGCGCCGGCATCGGCCTCGTCCTCGCGGCCGGCCTGTGCTGGGGCCTGTACCGGCGCGTGTTGAAGATCAACCTGACGAAGTTCTTCACCGCCACCGGCGCCGTCCTGATCGTCATCGCGGCCGGCGTCCTCGGCTACGGCCTGCGCGACCTCCAGGAGGGCGGCGTGCTGCCCGGCAAGACGGCCTACGCGGTCGACCTGGCGAGCGGCGTCGACGCCGGTTCCTGGTACAGCACCCTGATCCAGGGCGTGTTCAACCTCACCCCGACCATGACCTGGCTCCAGGTGGTGGCCTACGCCGCCTACCTGGCCGTCGTGATGACCCTGTTCGTGCGCGGTGTGCGGACCACGGCCCCCAAGGCCGCGAAGGAACGCCCCGTGCGGGAGCCGAAGGCCGAGCGGCCCGAGCGGCGCCGGCCGGTCTGGGTGGTGCCGGCCGCCGTGGTCGCCGTACCCGCCGTGATCGCCGGACTCGTCGTCGCCCTCTCGCGGCCCAAGCCCGCCGGTGACCAGACCGTCGCCGTCTCCGAGACCGAGTGCGGCAAGGGCTTCACCGCGCCCAGGCCGGGCCGGCAGACCTTCCAGATGCAGAACACCGGCGGCAAGACGTCCGAGGTGTACCTCATCGACCCCTCGACCAGCGCGGTCTACGGCGAGATCGAGGGCCTGGCCCCCGGCACCACCCGCGACCTCGTCGCCACCGTCGCCGGCGGCACCTACGCCTGGCGCTGTGTCCCCACCGGCGGCAAGGCCGTCACTTCCAAGCCGGTGACCGTCAGCGGCGGCGGCGCGGCCAAGCCGGTCGTCCCCGTCTCCGAACAGGACCTCGCCGCACCCCTGAAGGCGTACAAGACGTACGTCGGCCAGGGCCTGGCCACCCTGGTCGCCCAGACCCGCACCCTCGCCGACGACATCCAGGGCAACCACCTGGACAAGGCCCGCACCGACTGGCTCACCGCCCACCGCACCTACTCCTCGCTCGGCGCCGCCTACGGCACCTTCGAGGACTTCGACAAGAAGATCAACGGCCGGGCCGACGGGCTGCCGAACGGCGTCCAGGACAAGGACTTCACCGGCTTCCACCGCCTCGAGTACGGCCTGTGGCACGGCCAGTCCGCCAAGGACCTCACCGCTCCCGCCCGCCGGCTCGCCACGGACGCCGCAGGACTGCAGAAGGCCTTCCCCAGCCAGGACTTCGACCCCGGCGACCTGCCGCTGCGCGCGCACGAGATCCTGGAGAACACCCTCCAGTTCGAGCTGACCGGCGACACCGACCAGGGCAGCGGCACGAACCTCGCCACCGCCGACGCCAACCTCTCCGGCACCCGTGAACTGCTCACCGTCCTCAAGCCGCTGCTCAGCCGCGCACCCCAGGTGCTCCCTGCGGTCGACGCGGACATCGCACGCGTGCAGAAGCTCCTGGACGCGGCCCACGACGGCACCCACTGGACCCCCGTCGACCAGCTCTCCGCGACCGACCGGCAGCGCCTGAACGGCGCCACCGGGCAGCTGCTGGAGGATCTCGCCCCGATCCCGGACCTGCTCGAGATCCGGAAGTCCGCCTGA
- a CDS encoding phosphatase PAP2 family protein: MTQTLSGSHVDGPLYIDVVDLAHRSPGWLDGTIAVWSAYGLAVFALLMIVGWWRARRDGATAAMTALTVPVAVVVAFAVNSAVKPLVAEDRPCRGLAFRTLEACPARGDWSFPSNHTAVAFAAAVALFFVSQRLGAVASVCALAMAASRVWVGVHYPHDVVAGAALGSLVGFLAMIVLRRWPTGLAGRLAGTWIRPLLSTTA, encoded by the coding sequence ATGACGCAGACCCTGTCGGGCTCGCACGTCGACGGGCCGCTCTACATCGACGTGGTGGACCTAGCCCACCGCTCCCCCGGCTGGCTGGACGGCACGATCGCCGTGTGGTCGGCGTACGGCCTGGCGGTGTTCGCGCTGCTCATGATCGTGGGCTGGTGGCGGGCCCGCCGGGACGGGGCGACCGCTGCCATGACGGCGCTGACCGTGCCGGTGGCGGTGGTCGTGGCGTTCGCCGTGAACAGCGCCGTGAAGCCGCTGGTGGCCGAGGACCGGCCGTGCCGTGGCCTGGCCTTCCGCACGCTGGAGGCGTGTCCCGCGCGGGGCGACTGGTCGTTCCCGAGCAATCACACCGCGGTCGCCTTCGCCGCGGCCGTCGCCCTGTTCTTCGTCTCGCAGCGGCTGGGCGCGGTGGCGTCGGTGTGCGCGCTCGCCATGGCGGCCTCCCGGGTCTGGGTCGGGGTGCACTATCCGCACGACGTCGTCGCCGGGGCGGCGCTCGGCTCGCTGGTCGGCTTCCTCGCGATGATCGTCCTGCGGCGGTGGCCGACGGGCCTGGCGGGGCGGCTGGCCGGCACCTGGATCCGCCCGCTGCTGTCCACTACGGCATGA
- a CDS encoding sensor histidine kinase produces the protein MPSPGTRARPLPGRGGPFLSRTAPRLARLAPRTLRGRLSLVALTTAALLMVILTVAFNTVVRHRLQREADDELRTRAAAVATTIDTRHGRVRVLETSGDRLLDTNAWIYAGGRLLERPPSGAGTLTRAADALTARGRRGCATVHGPDAVRLCAVPVPGATGRATVVTALDLAPYRSSAKTLLLGSFALDAVMLACTYALTRLAVGRALRPVRMMTDQATQWSAVGSEERFAGRGRPAELAALGGSLDALLDRIRAVLRHERQLTGELSHELRTPLSRIVAELDWWGSRPRSDAETRASHEVMAEAAQSMRTICDTLLDEAREGVPTAPGTADVPTVLHRLSASVAPPDPVRVAVGGGPGPLTAGVQPALLERIVSPLLANAVRYARTTVTLTACRMPGGVRVEVTDDGPGVPEAFTDRLFQPGKRADPGDGHGGAGLGLSLARRLARSAGGEVCHDPGHEPGARFVVTLPAG, from the coding sequence ATGCCCTCACCGGGCACCCGCGCCCGACCGCTGCCCGGCCGCGGGGGGCCGTTCCTCAGCCGTACGGCGCCGCGCCTCGCCCGTCTCGCACCCCGCACCCTGCGCGGCCGGCTCTCCCTGGTCGCGCTGACCACCGCCGCGCTGCTGATGGTGATCCTCACCGTCGCCTTCAACACCGTGGTCCGCCACCGTCTCCAGCGGGAGGCGGACGACGAGCTGCGCACCCGCGCGGCGGCGGTCGCCACGACCATCGACACCCGTCACGGGCGGGTCCGGGTGCTGGAGACCTCCGGCGACCGGCTCCTGGACACCAATGCGTGGATCTATGCGGGCGGCAGGCTGCTGGAACGGCCGCCGTCCGGCGCCGGCACGCTCACCCGCGCCGCCGATGCCCTGACCGCGCGCGGCCGGCGCGGCTGCGCCACGGTGCACGGCCCCGACGCGGTACGGCTGTGCGCGGTGCCGGTGCCCGGTGCGACGGGCCGGGCCACCGTGGTCACGGCGCTGGACCTCGCGCCGTACCGGAGTTCGGCCAAGACGCTGCTGCTGGGCTCGTTCGCGCTGGACGCGGTGATGCTCGCCTGCACCTATGCGCTGACCCGGCTGGCGGTGGGCCGGGCGCTGCGGCCGGTGCGCATGATGACGGACCAGGCGACGCAGTGGAGTGCCGTGGGATCCGAGGAGCGCTTCGCGGGCCGTGGCCGGCCGGCCGAACTGGCCGCGCTCGGCGGCTCGTTGGACGCGCTGCTGGACCGGATCCGGGCGGTGCTGCGCCACGAGCGGCAGCTGACCGGGGAGCTGTCGCACGAACTGCGCACCCCGCTCAGCCGGATCGTCGCCGAACTGGACTGGTGGGGCTCCCGGCCGCGCTCCGACGCCGAGACCCGCGCGTCCCACGAGGTCATGGCGGAGGCCGCGCAGTCGATGCGCACCATCTGCGACACCTTGCTGGACGAGGCCCGCGAGGGAGTGCCGACGGCGCCCGGCACCGCCGACGTGCCGACGGTGCTGCACCGCCTGTCCGCTTCCGTGGCCCCGCCGGATCCGGTACGGGTCGCCGTCGGAGGCGGCCCGGGGCCGCTCACGGCGGGGGTCCAGCCGGCGCTCCTCGAACGGATCGTCAGCCCGTTGCTGGCCAACGCCGTGCGGTACGCCCGTACGACGGTCACGCTCACCGCTTGCCGGATGCCCGGCGGGGTACGGGTCGAGGTCACCGACGACGGCCCGGGCGTGCCCGAAGCCTTCACGGACCGGCTCTTCCAGCCCGGCAAGCGGGCCGATCCCGGCGACGGGCACGGCGGGGCGGGACTCGGGCTGTCGCTCGCCCGGCGCCTGGCCCGCTCCGCCGGCGGGGAGGTGTGCCACGACCCCGGGCACGAGCCCGGGGCGCGGTTCGTGGTCACCCTGCCCGCCGGATGA
- a CDS encoding phosphatase PAP2 family protein, protein MRARNLADPAGTVALGAWMAFAALAAVLVSDQGGPLYLDQGLLSWSVGHRPPVALAVARGLTATGTGVVPYVLAVLAGVIAGRTARQRLTAVLLAVVCLGGGQAVRYGVMDLVRRARPPAYDWQTHASGWSFPSGHTTTAALAAGLLITALWLRAPHGRTVLCLLVACWGAGVGLTRVFLGVHWFTDVIGGWLFAIGWLGVFVCAVARWLPGRYLPRAPEEPGTSHNDTADRPVERHATQDPHRRGRSRPA, encoded by the coding sequence ATGAGGGCCAGAAACCTCGCCGACCCGGCGGGGACGGTCGCCCTGGGCGCCTGGATGGCGTTCGCGGCGCTGGCCGCGGTGCTGGTCAGCGACCAGGGCGGCCCGCTCTACCTGGACCAGGGCCTGCTGTCCTGGTCCGTCGGGCACCGCCCGCCGGTGGCGCTGGCGGTGGCCCGCGGGCTGACCGCCACGGGCACCGGCGTCGTGCCGTATGTCCTGGCGGTCCTGGCCGGCGTGATCGCGGGGCGCACCGCACGGCAGCGGCTGACGGCCGTCCTGCTGGCCGTGGTCTGCCTCGGCGGGGGCCAGGCCGTGCGCTACGGCGTCATGGACCTGGTCCGCCGGGCCCGGCCGCCGGCGTACGACTGGCAGACACACGCCTCCGGCTGGTCGTTCCCCTCGGGCCACACCACCACGGCCGCGCTGGCTGCCGGCCTGCTGATCACGGCCCTCTGGCTACGCGCCCCGCACGGCCGTACCGTGCTGTGTCTGCTGGTCGCCTGCTGGGGAGCGGGGGTCGGACTGACCCGCGTCTTCCTGGGCGTGCACTGGTTCACCGACGTGATCGGCGGCTGGCTGTTCGCCATCGGCTGGCTCGGTGTCTTCGTCTGCGCGGTGGCCCGGTGGCTGCCCGGTCGATACCTTCCCCGTGCACCGGAGGAGCCGGGCACATCGCACAATGACACGGCCGACCGGCCGGTGGAGAGACATGCGACCCAGGATCCTCATCGTCGAGGACGATCACGCCCTGCGTGA